The Setaria italica strain Yugu1 chromosome IX, Setaria_italica_v2.0, whole genome shotgun sequence genome has a window encoding:
- the LOC101753923 gene encoding GATA transcription factor 2, whose translation MASEWEMAMGVELGMGMGTYHGHHNASSITTAPMSSHHSGGASYSTAHHHHYYGMPPMGDAMRVDELLDLSTGAGAHDFFPTAAGAAAADNGHHSGAMGEPSPTANSSDHQTSLLSFADEFYIPSEEAAELEWLSKFVDDSYSDMPNYSSHAAMAAAAAANAAGNGGGNSGGQDSCVTAAPGRGARSKRSRATAAAAAAWHSLVPRPPSQSSPSSSCSSSDFPSSNKPGRPNGANGSRGKKSPGPGGAAGAEVGMEGGVRRCTHCASEKTPQWRTGPLGPKTLCNACGVRFKSGRLMPEYRPAASPTFVLTQHSNSHRKVMELRRQKELILIRGSHRDAAAAAAAASAAAGSAGPRPELMFRDYGVC comes from the exons ATGGCATCGGAGTGGGAAATGGCCATGGGAGTGGAGCTCGGCATGGGGATGGGCACGTACCACGGCCACCACAACGCCTCCAGCATCACCACCGCGCCGATGAGCAGCCACCACAGCGGTGGCGCCAGCTACTCCACGGCGCATCACCACCATTACTACGGGATGCCGCCCATGGGCGACGCCATGCGCGTCGACGAACTCCTCGACCtctccaccggcgccggcgcccacgACTTCTTCCCCACCGCCGCGGGGGCCGCGGCTGCTGACAACGGGCATCACTCGGGAGCTATGGGTGAGCCGTCGCCCACCGCCAACTCGTCGGATCACCAGACGTCGCTCCTCTCCTTCGCCGACGAGTTCTACATACCC AGCGAGGAAGCTGCGGAGCTGGAGTGGCTATCCAAGTTCGTGGACGACTCCTACTCCGACATGCCGAATTACTCCTCGCATGCCGCAATggcggcggccgctgctgcTAACGCGGCCGGCAACGGTGGTGGCAACTCGGGTGGTCAGGACAGCTGCGTCACGGCCGCGCCTGGCCGCGGCGCGCGTAGCAAGCGTTCCCGCGCGACcgccgcggctgccgcggcGTGGCACTCCCTCGTGCCGCGCCCGCCATCGCAGTCGTCGCCATCATCGTCCTGCTCGTCCTCGGACTTCCCGTCGTCGAACAAGCCGGGGCGGCCGAATGGCGCCAACGGCAGCCGCGGCAAGAAGAGCCCGGGCCCCGGGGGGGCCGCGGGGGCGGAGGTGGGCATGgagggcggcgtgcggcggtgcACGCACTGCGCGTCGGAGAAGACGCCGCAGTGGCGGACCGGGCCCCTGGGCCCCAAGACCCTGTGCAACGCGTGCGGCGTGCGGTTCAAGTCCGGGCGCCTCATGCCGGAGTACAGGCCGGCGGCCAGCCCCACGTTCGTGCTGACGCAGCACTCCAACTCGCACCGCAAGGTGATGGAGCTGCGCCGCCAGAAGGAGCTGATCCTCATCCGCGGCAGCCACCgcgacgcggccgcggccgccgcggctgcctCGGCGGCCGCAGGATCCGCCGGGCCGAGGCCGGAGCTCATGTTCCGCGACTACGGCGTGTGTTAA